gaGATTCTCCATTCAATGATGAGGCTTCTCCTCTGGGTGAAGATGACCTGGACATTCCTCTCTCTGTGTTATCAGAGCTAGAGCCGCTTTGACTGTGTTGATCTGCAGAAGCAGCACTAGATGCAGGCGGTGACTTTGTTTTCTCCTTAAAGTCTGTAATAATGACTGTCAGATCTCCAACAGTAACTTCCAAATGCTGAGCACTACTCCGATCCACATTTTTCAATCTTGgcctaaacataaaaaaatgaaattttaaactaGCTTTTCCCTCTACCAAATTTCTGagcatataataaataataaaagtggtaaaagtaaCAAAATGAATACATGTATTTAAGGCAATTTATGTGTAACTAGCCACAAAAACATCATAAAATGTTTCAACTCATTAACATTAATCAAACCAATCATTCATGAACATTCTTCAATGCAACCAAAAAACTGTGACAGCCTAGAAGTAGAACTTGTGCTTCTATAGCTGTATCATAATTTTGCAGAcagcttattaattttattaaaatagatgTTTTAGACAACAATGAAATAGTTGCACCATGGAGGAAGGTGATAAAAGCTAAGGTTGAGCTATATGCAAGGAAGACTGTTACTCCACTGACACACACTAATAAGGGTATCATGATTGTTATGACTGAACGCATGACCATTTTGATAGGTTAAAACCCATGCAATTATCTGTTCGGTATGTTGAAAACCACTCCTGGTTCAAATAGCTCTTcttaagggaaaaacaaaacaa
This sequence is a window from Homo sapiens chromosome 12, GRCh38.p14 Primary Assembly. Protein-coding genes within it:
- the YAF2 gene encoding YY1-associated factor 2 isoform 3 (isoform 3 is encoded by transcript variant 3), which encodes MGDKKSPTRKPRPVSQLVAQQVTQQFVPPTQSKKEKKDKVEKEKSEKETTSKKNSHKKTRPRLKNVDRSSAQHLEVTVGDLTVIITDFKEKTKSPPASSAASADQHSQSGSSSDNTERGMSRSSSPRGEASSLNGESH